The genomic window CCCTGCCGACTCTGCCACCCCTGACGACTCTGCCAACGCCAACGAACCGCCCGCTTCCACGCCCGCACCAAACTCCCCCTCCACCCCCGCTTCCGTCGCCGAAGCGATCGACGCCCTGCTGCGCAGCGAAACCTCGACGGCGAAAGCGTCGCTGCTGGCTTGGCTGCAAGATCAGGACATTGCACCGGAGGATCAATCGGCGGTGCTGGCACGGATCAATGCTCGCAATCCCAACATCCAGGACGCGGCCAACGAATTGGTCGAACTGCTGCAGATCCCCACCGCGGCGATCATCGAGCAATGCCTCGCCGACCTGGAGGATTCGTCCATCGATAACCGGCAAGTCGCTCGGCGGCTGGCGGCTTGCGAGGTCGAAGCCGATTCGCGGGTCGCATTGGGCCGAGCTCTCGCCAAAGCGATCACCGCCAGAGGAGTCGAACTGGACCCGCTGGTCGAAACTTTTAAGCAGTGTGCGGGACACGAACATGTGCCGGAGATCATTGAATTGCTGTCCGAAAAACAAAGCGGCAAGGTGCTCGATGCCGGCCGCGCAGTAGCGATTCACCTGCGCGATCCCGACGTCTACCCAGCCGTGGTCCGGTTGATCGACGTGCCCTTTGGCGATCGGCGCACGGCGGAGGTCTGCCGCGAAATCGGGCCCGCCATCGAACAAGCCTTGTGGCCCTACTTGACCAATCCCCGACGTGCCCGATTGGCGGCTGAAATCCTCCGCGACATTGGGACCCCCGAAAGCATCCGCCCTCTGCTGGCCGCCGCCAACCGCACCACGGACCAATCATTGCAACGCGTCTGCGGCGAAGCGGTTACCACGATTCGCCAACAAGGCAAAGCCCGAGCCAGGGCGTTGGCCGCAGCCGAAGCACAACGCTTGGCCGCCACGGAGGCCGCTACCGGTGAGCACCCCACTGGGAGATCGACCGCCGGCGGCCCGGCGGCAAACGACACAGCCGCTGAACCCGCCGCGACGAAGCTCCGCACCTGGACCGATCGCACGGGGCGATTCAAGCGGCAAGGCGAATTGGTCAGCGTCACCGAGACCACCGCCTCGATTCGTATCGCGGGCAAGGTGGTGCAGATCCCGATCGCGCAATTAAGTGAAGCCGACCAACAGTTCCTGGCGGGACAACGGTGATGGGAATCCAATTTGATTGCCAGTGCGGCAAACACTATCGCGTCTCGAGTAAATACGTCGGCCAGTCGGCGCGCTGCCGGCACTGCGGGACGACGCTGTGCATCCCCGCGCCGCAGCCCGCCGCGGTGCAACAGGCCGTCCCTGCACAGGCCGTCCCTGCACAGGCCGTCCCGCCCGAGCCGGCAACGGGTGTCCCGGAGGAGACGCCTGACTTAGCAGCATTGCATCACCATCCGGCTTCGCTTCACCCTCCCTCCGGGAGGGTCGAGCGTCAGCGAGGGGAGGGTTTTTCGGCTGCGGAAAATGACTCTAACAACCCGCAACTCCAAAGTGCCCTCCCTGCACGTTCCTCGCGACCCTCCCAGAGGGAGGGTGAAACACTACCAAGCCAGACGTCCCCCGGTGCAGCCGCGCCGGCGGTGCTGCAACGCACGGACAGTAAACCAGCCCTGCCCAGCCGCACCATGTTTTCGGCTGTCAAAAAGCAGCCGGGCACCCAACTGATCAGCAGCCACTGTTATCGCCTGGCCGGCCAACCACGGCTTCAGGTCTACGCCGGTTTCGGCCATCAGCTGACCAATATCAACCCCGGCGAACACGACCTGTCTCGACTGGAATTGTTTCATATCCGCGATGGTTTGGGGGAATACGCGGTCCTTCAGTCCTACGACGGCACCGGCCCGCTGCCGACGGAATACGTGGCCCGCATGCGAGGCTGCCTGCCGACCCCGCTGGCACTGCTCAAAACGTCCGCCGATCGTCAATTGGAGGTGGGCAGTGCGATCGCCGGACCGCTGGGGGTGCTGCTGGCTCAAGCGGCTTCGAAAGTCCAGTCGGTGTGGGCGGCGACCGATGGCAGTCAGCCGCCACTGGCCCAAGCGGCACAGCAAAACACCACGCTGTCGGCGAATATCCATTGGGATGGAGAATTCAAAATGGGACCGCTTTCGGTCACCCACCATCTGCGGTGGGCCGTCCAAGCGATTCCCTTGGATGACGAAAGCTTTCTGCTGGTAGCCGCTGCGGTGCCGCGTAAGAAACTGATCGGGTTGCGGTTCGACCTCCCCTGGTTCGCTCGATATCGAACCGAGTTCGCCCATTTGGTAAACGCTCAGCAAGCCAGCGAATGCGGCGAGTTCGACTATGTCGATCCCGGTGTCTGGCTGTTGGGCACCACCGAAGCGCTGCACTGGGTCGACCTCGACTGACGTGGGTCCGGAACCGCCGGCGGAGCGATTCAAAATATCCGTGTTGCAATTTTTACAAACTCGCTGCTAGACTCCCTGCGTCCGAAGATATTTACCCCAGCAGGGAGGCTGGAACGTGTTAGCTCGATCGCCGATCCGAACCAAGCTGCTGCTGGCATTGGCGATCCTGACCGCCATGGTCACGACGATGGCCTTCAGCGGTTTCTGGGGCCTGTATCGTTACCGTCAACTGGCCAATAACGTCAGCCAACGCGCTGCCGAAATCCCTCAGACCAACGCCTTGATCCGCAGTGTCGACATCCTGCGCGAAAGCTGTCGACGGATCGAAGAGGTGCGTTTCCAACGCGCCATCTTGGGCTCGGAAAGCCCGCTGTCGAGTTCGATCTTAAAGAGCGAAAGCGAACAATTCGACAACGCGCTGCGGGAGTTCTCTTCGGTGATGGATCGCTACAAGGCGTCCCTAGCCAATTCTCCATCGGAAGACATTCTGTTCGCCGACCCGCAGCGTCAGCAGTTTATTTTGTCCCGTATCGATCTGACACTGCAGCAAATCAAAGACATCCAACGCCGCCCCGTGCAGGAACTGGAAGCCATCGATTTCGCCACGCTGCAATTGGAACTGGATGCTCTCTATCACCAAACCCAAAAACTACCCGCCTTCCTGCAGATGCGGATGGCCAACGTGCGAGACGAGGTCAAAGGGCAATACCGGACCTGGATCGGAGTGGCTTGGTTCTGCACGATCCTGGCTGTAACCATGCTGGGCGTGCTGCTGTGGCTGTTCCGCACCCTGGTCGTGCAACCGTTCCGCACGCTGCTCGATGGCTGCCGTTTGGTTGCCGGCGGCCAATTTAATCACCACATCGAACTGGGCACCGGCGACGAACTGGACGAATTGGGTCAAGCCATGAACGGCATGACGATGCGGTTCCAACAGACTTGTACCGAACTGGAAGAGGTCTGCGACGACCTGGATCGCCAGGTCCGCGAACGCACGCGGGAAGTCATCCAAC from Roseimaritima ulvae includes these protein-coding regions:
- a CDS encoding SHD1 domain-containing protein, producing MAKLNVDLDDFHEGNLPPSCICCGGPSCVSVERRFLPTPTWLLVLNYLPLGNIWLSSRDTRGKVPLCRKHKRRLTLGRKLRIVGFALIALVILSAILAIALGGPTAAPLLFLAVLCLVPLVVLLGPCAFYVDLTTPRVSSLDSSTVTLDSVSPKFAKQVVDQSPEGLPTTAERLPSSESLPAILLGLSLTFLFLPTAVAFGAWGLSHFNREPQLAQNRPAEPPAGPAAKPNTRSLAQNSERQNSERQTDARGEAVAEPDAALPSPVSGTAPASASGPASSPQYDPVMGTLLPATPDRATPAMSATPAPPDDSTNSDSSSAPADSATPDDSANANEPPASTPAPNSPSTPASVAEAIDALLRSETSTAKASLLAWLQDQDIAPEDQSAVLARINARNPNIQDAANELVELLQIPTAAIIEQCLADLEDSSIDNRQVARRLAACEVEADSRVALGRALAKAITARGVELDPLVETFKQCAGHEHVPEIIELLSEKQSGKVLDAGRAVAIHLRDPDVYPAVVRLIDVPFGDRRTAEVCREIGPAIEQALWPYLTNPRRARLAAEILRDIGTPESIRPLLAAANRTTDQSLQRVCGEAVTTIRQQGKARARALAAAEAQRLAATEAATGEHPTGRSTAGGPAANDTAAEPAATKLRTWTDRTGRFKRQGELVSVTETTASIRIAGKVVQIPIAQLSEADQQFLAGQR
- a CDS encoding sensor histidine kinase, with amino-acid sequence MLARSPIRTKLLLALAILTAMVTTMAFSGFWGLYRYRQLANNVSQRAAEIPQTNALIRSVDILRESCRRIEEVRFQRAILGSESPLSSSILKSESEQFDNALREFSSVMDRYKASLANSPSEDILFADPQRQQFILSRIDLTLQQIKDIQRRPVQELEAIDFATLQLELDALYHQTQKLPAFLQMRMANVRDEVKGQYRTWIGVAWFCTILAVTMLGVLLWLFRTLVVQPFRTLLDGCRLVAGGQFNHHIELGTGDELDELGQAMNGMTMRFQQTCTELEEVCDDLDRQVRERTREVIQREQLASVGFLAAGVAHEINNPLASIAWSAEALESRLHDALHGTGDTRSITAEEAETLRKNLSRIQDEAFRCKGITERLLDFSRLGNVNVAPTDIGTLVEDVVSMVGTLGQYRCKSIRVDCPETVVASINAQEIRQVVLNLLTNALESVPSDGQVRVSIRKRDQQASISVADNGCGMTEEVRDHLFEPFFTRRKDGHGTGLGLSITYRIICKHGGLITAHSDGVGRGSRLEVTLPLEPVENQHGTSQAA